Within the Verrucomicrobiota bacterium genome, the region GGCGGGGTCGCGATAAAGCCGAAGCGCGTCCTTCGGATAGGGATCGAAATATTTTCGCGGGGAATGAAACGGATCGTGCGGGCGATGGAAACCAGCCGCAACCATCCACGGTTTGCCAGCGGCGGTTAGTGCCTCCATCGAGCGAATCGCGGCCGCCGCTGTGCGGCCGTCCGGTTGCTCGTCGTCACTGCCATCCAGGATGCCGATTTCGCACCAAGGGAGTTTGCCGCCGGTGAGGTTGCGGAATTCACCGCGACGATGCGGCGATTGCGCGGGCAGAATTTCCGCGTGGTCCCACGATTTGCCGGTGTCGAGCCATTGGTCGCGCACGGCCTCGCCGGTGTTCGCGGCGTGCAGGATTTTTCCAAACGAGCGCGTGGTCCAGCCGTGCTGCCGGAGCAACTGCGGAAATGTGACGGTGTCCGGCAGCGGGCCGCGGAAGAACTGCTGGTTGCCGACGATGCCCGTCTGTTCGCAGCGCAGCCCGAGCAGCATCGAAGTGCGGCTTGGATTGCACACCGGGTACTGCGCGAACGCCCGCTCGAAGCGCACTCCGCGCGCTGCGAGCCGGTCGAGGTTCGGCGTCTTGGCCACCGCGCTCGTGAACGCGCCGCCGAAGTCGCGCAGGTCGTCCGCCATGATGAGAAGGACGTTGGGCTTCCGCGCCGGCTCGGCGCCGGGCAGCGTGCCGCAAATGAGCGCAAAGAATGCAACGAAGAGGGCGGCTGATTTCATGACCCGATGCTACATATGTTGGGCGTGATCGGGAAGGAATTCCCGCGCGCTCGGTGAAGGCTGGCGCCGGGGTCGCGCGGATGTTCTGGACTGCGGCGGGAAGGGAAGCGCCAGGCCGCTTTCGGTCACATGTCGTGTGGGCGAAAGCGGTGTCGCGCTGCGCTTGCCACCGCAGGCCAAAGCGCAAGACTCCTCTTTCGCCGCGCTTCGATTTCTGTTCTCATTCCGCCATGCGTTACTTTCCCATCTTATTGATGGCAATCGCCAGGGTGCTGTCGGCGCAGGAATCTCCTTACACCAACTATCCGCCCGTGCAACCGCCGTATTTTCGCGTGCGCTATGAGGCAGCGAAGACGCCGGGCGGGCTGGCCTTCCCCGTCACTTACACGATTTGGATTCCGCCAGGCGTGAAGACGCTGCGCGGCGTGGTGGTGCATCAGCACGGCTGCGGCGAAGGCTCGTGCCGCTCGGGCATGACGGGCGCGTTCGACTTGCACTGGCAAGCGTTGGCGAAGAAGCACGGCTGCGCGCTGCTATCGCCGGTGTATGAACAGCCGGAGAAGGCGAACTGCCAGCTTTGGTGCGATCCGCGCAACGGCTCGGACGCAGCCTTCCAGAAATCACTTGCCGACCTTGGCATGTTGTCCGGTCATTCCGAACTGGCGAACGTGCCGTGGGCGTTGTGGGGACACAGCGGCGGCGGCCTTTGGGCGGGCGGGATGACGTTGCTGCATCCGGAGCGTGTCGTGGCCGCGTGGCTCCGTTCGGGGGTGCCGTCACTCAAGGCGACGACGAACAGACCCGCGCCCTACGTCATCCCCGCCGCCGCGCTGCACGTGCCGGTGATGTGCAACCTCGGCACGAAGGAAGGCGTGACCGACAAGACGAATCGCTTCTCCGGCGTGTGGCCCGCGAACGAGTCCTTTTTCACCGAGCTGCGCGGCCGCGGCGGTCTCGTCGGCGTCGCCGTCGATCCGCTTTCGAGCCACGAGTGTGGCAATCAGCGTTACCTCGCCATTCCATGGCTCGACGCCTGTCTCGCCACACGGTTGCCGCGCAAGCTTGGCCGACCGCTCAAGCCAATGCCGGAGAAATCCGCCTGGCTCGTGCCGTTGAATGTGCTCGAGCCGAACTCAGGCGCGCTCGTGCCGGCCGCGAAGTTCGCCGGCGCGAAGGAGACATCTGTCTGGCTGCCGAACGCCGCCACTGCCAAGGCTTGGGCGCAATACGTGAAAGACACCGCTATGACCGACACCACACCGCCGCCGGCGCCGTTCCACGTCCGCGTCACTGGCAACGAACTGACCTGGGAAGCTGAGGCCGATCTGGAAAGTGGCCTCGCGCATTTCCTGATCGAGCGCGACGGACAGTTGCTCGCCACCGTGCCCGCGCAGGCGAAGAATCCCTTCGGCCGCCCGCTCTTCCAGAGCCTGCAGTACAGCGACACACCCGCGCAGCCATTGGCGCAAATGCGTTTCACTGACCTAACAATGCAGCCGGGGAAAAAGCACCGCTATCGCGTGATCGCGATGAACACAGCGGGACTGAGGTCGAAGTAGATTCTTGCGCCGGCGTGAAGGGCGGAGCGGCTTCTTTTTCAAGGCGAACGCACCAAACCGCAAACCACGCGAAATACGCGAACCATTTTCAAGAAACCTTTTTCGCGTATCCTTGCCGTGCGAAGGAAGGTGGGGAAGAGGAACGCGGTGGACCTGGAACGGTGGTTTGATCGGGAGACGGGAATAGGACTCGCCACGAATTTCATGGATCAGGCTCCGCAGGAGCAGGCAGGCTGGAAGCCTGCCCTACGTTCAAGATTTGCTGCGAACAGCGCGTTGAGCTTTCTCCCGGAGTTGGCGAAGGCCCGGATGCGTTGGGTTCAGCGGTTCGGCAAGTTGGAGGAATTTCGACGCTTCACTTCCTTCACCCAGACGCAGATAAACGTCCGCGAGCATCAGCCAGGAATCGATGCGTTCCGGGTTGAGGCGGGCGGCCTCGCGAAAAGCGGGAATCGCTTCGCGAAGATTTCCGGCGCGAGCCAGGGCAAACCCGCGGTTGTAGAAAGCAGGGCCGAAATCTGGTTTCTGCCCGGTCGCTTTGAGAAAGGTCTCGGCGGCTTCGGGGAATTGCTCTCGCCCGAGTTGCGCCAACCCCAGCTGAAACCAACCCTGGCTGGAGCGCGGGTCCAATTGCAGGTGACGCCGCAAGGATTGCTCCGCGGCCGCCAGGTCTTTTTTCAAAAACTGGAGCCGCCCCGCCAGCAGCCACGTCTCGGCGAACTCAGAATGCTCGTGGATCAGCCTTTGAATGAGCGGTTCGGCTTCCTTCAAACGTCCGGCTGCGAGGAGCGGATGCGCCGGCTCCGCCAGAATTCTCGGATCATTGCGCAGCAGAGCGGCCTCGGCCAGGAACGGGTCGGCGGCCGGTTCGTCCGGTGGGAGCGCGGCCGCGCGTTGTGTGGCATTGCTGGCGGAAGCGAGGTCTCCCTGTTGCCGATGCAGGTTCGCCAGCAAGATGAACGCTGACCGCGCGGTCCGTGGATCCCCGGCGCAGCGCCGAGCCAGGGCGATCGCTTCCGAGACATTCGTTCGGGCTTGGGCTCGCCGCGCGCTGAGCAAAAGCGCGGGAACGAATTCGGGCTGAGCGCGCAACAGTTCCTGAATCTCGCGCTCTGCTTCATCCCAGCGCCCCGATTCTGCCAGCAGCCTGGCCAGACGGAGTCGCGGCGTTTCCGGGTCGTTCCCGGCAAGCTGGACGGCTCGGCGCA harbors:
- a CDS encoding sulfatase, which codes for MKSAALFVAFFALICGTLPGAEPARKPNVLLIMADDLRDFGGAFTSAVAKTPNLDRLAARGVRFERAFAQYPVCNPSRTSMLLGLRCEQTGIVGNQQFFRGPLPDTVTFPQLLRQHGWTTRSFGKILHAANTGEAVRDQWLDTGKSWDHAEILPAQSPHRRGEFRNLTGGKLPWCEIGILDGSDDEQPDGRTAAAAIRSMEALTAAGKPWMVAAGFHRPHDPFHSPRKYFDPYPKDALRLYRDPAGLSNAVAMAIPAGWLADFAKFTDDDRLDFFRAYLAGVSFMDAQVGRLLDTLDRLKLWDNTLVIFLGDHGYHLGERGWWNKSTLFDRSCRAPLLITAPGVKGGQVCRSPVEFIDLYPTVAEFCGVKAPHALAGLSLRPVLADPARPHKDAAYTLVTRGPQRFGRSVTTGRWRFTQWSDGATELYDHDADPEETRNISGDAVNATVVAELKQKLASLPPWQANGER
- a CDS encoding tetratricopeptide repeat protein is translated as MNAVNRRSSRATRHAGRRNWRTWIGLSFAIAAGCLWFWMHRQTRPIPEIDLTRLDPPVAKLIQNQLDVVRAQPQSATAWGKLGSILRAYSLSEPARRCLSEAERLDPRQPRWPYFQSLLLSANAPEESLAKLRRAVQLAGNDPETPRLRLARLLAESGRWDEAEREIQELLRAQPEFVPALLLSARRAQARTNVSEAIALARRCAGDPRTARSAFILLANLHRQQGDLASASNATQRAAALPPDEPAADPFLAEAALLRNDPRILAEPAHPLLAAGRLKEAEPLIQRLIHEHSEFAETWLLAGRLQFLKKDLAAAEQSLRRHLQLDPRSSQGWFQLGLAQLGREQFPEAAETFLKATGQKPDFGPAFYNRGFALARAGNLREAIPAFREAARLNPERIDSWLMLADVYLRLGEGSEASKFLQLAEPLNPTHPGLRQLREKAQRAVRSKS